A DNA window from Pedobacter africanus contains the following coding sequences:
- a CDS encoding alpha/beta hydrolase has protein sequence MYIHQKNIITAGVPVAEAKSAVIFIHGRGASATDIIALADHLQIEEAAFFAPQTTNNSWYPHSFMVPVKENQPALDSALQVIKDLVTVIENAGIPQDRIYFVGFSQGACLTLEYISRNAAKYGGAVAFTGGLIGKEIHMQNYTGNFKQTPVLITTGDPDPHVPVSRVELSKGLIEKMNASVTLKIYPGRPHTITKQEIDLARKIVFQLN, from the coding sequence ATGTATATTCATCAGAAAAATATAATTACTGCCGGAGTTCCGGTAGCAGAAGCAAAAAGTGCTGTCATTTTTATTCACGGCAGAGGGGCATCGGCGACAGACATTATTGCTTTAGCAGATCACCTGCAAATAGAGGAAGCTGCGTTCTTTGCACCTCAGACTACAAATAACAGCTGGTACCCTCACAGTTTCATGGTACCGGTTAAAGAAAACCAGCCCGCTTTAGATTCTGCACTTCAAGTCATCAAAGATCTGGTTACAGTTATTGAAAATGCCGGGATTCCCCAGGATAGAATTTATTTTGTCGGTTTTTCCCAGGGCGCCTGTTTAACGCTGGAATACATCAGCCGGAATGCAGCAAAGTATGGCGGGGCAGTTGCATTCACAGGCGGATTGATTGGCAAGGAAATCCATATGCAAAATTATACAGGTAATTTTAAACAAACCCCTGTATTGATCACCACCGGCGACCCCGATCCGCATGTACCTGTTTCAAGAGTGGAGTTGAGCAAAGGCCTTATTGAAAAGATGAACGCCAGCGTTACGTTAAAAATCTATCCGGGAAGACCGCATACCATCACAAAGCAGGAAATTGATCTGGCCAGAAAAATCGTCTTTCAACTGAATTAA
- a CDS encoding helix-turn-helix domain-containing protein: MIINPFTPNPALQPYILAYGYVEINEQIDSNNPIHIFPVDYTVMCFSLDEKKLIRELNTTNTFKNPLSYVGFLDRLRSFDSFTRKVVQVYFKPFGAYKLLGIPQHHFTNSATDMEALFPALKLTICQMRDEMKSPQKVISILESWLLQRLFLSEKICTARVEYACDLIKAYAGNIHIAELCREVAMSPTTLRDHFKEKIGFGPKTFGRIVRFSQLRRLLCENACLKWTDLADRFEFFDQTHFIKEFKHFYGCTPSQLHKMGQLNFTGKLTDSLDL, from the coding sequence TTGATTATCAATCCATTTACCCCAAACCCTGCGCTACAGCCCTATATACTGGCGTACGGTTATGTGGAAATAAATGAACAAATCGATAGCAATAACCCCATACATATTTTTCCTGTTGACTATACCGTAATGTGCTTTTCGCTTGACGAAAAAAAACTCATCCGCGAGCTCAATACCACCAACACTTTTAAAAACCCCCTTAGTTATGTAGGTTTTCTTGATCGGCTCCGTTCCTTCGACTCTTTTACCAGGAAAGTGGTACAGGTTTATTTCAAACCTTTTGGTGCCTACAAACTCCTGGGCATTCCTCAGCATCATTTCACGAATTCAGCTACAGATATGGAGGCTTTGTTTCCCGCATTAAAGTTAACGATCTGTCAGATGCGGGATGAAATGAAATCTCCGCAAAAGGTCATATCAATTCTTGAAAGCTGGTTGTTACAGCGCTTGTTCCTGTCTGAAAAAATCTGCACCGCAAGGGTAGAATATGCCTGTGATCTCATTAAAGCATATGCAGGAAACATCCACATCGCTGAACTTTGCAGGGAAGTAGCCATGTCGCCCACCACCCTTCGCGATCATTTCAAAGAAAAGATCGGATTCGGCCCAAAAACCTTCGGCAGGATCGTCCGCTTTAGCCAGCTCAGGCGGTTATTGTGTGAAAACGCATGCCTGAAATGGACAGATCTGGCAGATAGGTTTGAGTTCTTTGATCAGACACACTTCATCAAGGAGTTTAAACATTTCTATGGTTGTACCCCATCGCAATTGCATAAAATGGGTCAGCTGAACTTTACAGGCAAGCTTACAGACAGCCTTGATCTTTAA
- a CDS encoding T9SS type A sorting domain-containing protein — translation MKTIIPICFALATGTTASAQQAQLQRSVVASTGGTAQINNTIIQYTIGDVLVNPIESPPLLVTQGFQQPEVAGNETDPEINYVNSFIVYPNPATGSTYVEFDLLKSGPVNLQLVNNAGQTVRNFTVNLLAGKVKYPLLISGLSSGLYYVVLKAAFKQYSEKLVIQ, via the coding sequence ATGAAAACGATCATCCCTATTTGTTTTGCCTTAGCTACCGGAACAACTGCCTCAGCACAGCAAGCACAGCTTCAGCGTTCTGTAGTAGCAAGCACTGGAGGTACCGCGCAAATCAACAACACCATTATTCAATACACCATTGGTGATGTGCTGGTAAACCCTATTGAAAGTCCTCCACTACTGGTCACACAGGGCTTCCAGCAGCCAGAAGTAGCGGGTAACGAAACCGACCCGGAAATCAACTACGTCAACAGTTTCATTGTTTATCCCAACCCAGCCACCGGCTCAACTTATGTAGAGTTCGATTTACTTAAATCAGGCCCTGTTAACCTGCAGCTGGTTAACAACGCAGGGCAAACAGTCAGAAATTTTACGGTAAACCTGCTGGCCGGTAAAGTGAAGTATCCTTTGCTGATTTCAGGGCTGTCTTCTGGTCTTTACTATGTTGTGCTCAAAGCAGCATTTAAGCAGTATTCCGAAAAACTAGTTATACAATAA
- the porV gene encoding type IX secretion system outer membrane channel protein PorV, whose protein sequence is MKRTIYLAVCYTACMVCCCPNIYAQQDSRVVNTGAGFLLLSPDARNAGVAEAGTGLPVDANSIFINAAKLIFGEKMGVSVSYTPWMRELTKDSHLGYLTAYRHLNDREALGLSVKYLDLGTISFRNESGELLEAYKANEFSIDASYVRKFGENFAMALTARYFQSDIGSGTYNNLLLKRTDAFAADISLYSDKLSQKGKYGRRFNWGLALTNIGTKLKYNEVQTTFMPMNLRVGAGYSLYATPENRLTLLLDVNKLMVPTPPRYKLDQEGNITNQIEKGKDPNRGVASALFSSLFDAPGGFKEELQEFTIAGGLEFSYYDQFFIRTGYFYENPEKGNRQHFAAGVGFNANPIRVDISYIFPSAERYVMRNTMRFTLSYAPIMGKPAKK, encoded by the coding sequence ATGAAACGTACAATTTACCTTGCTGTATGTTATACAGCATGCATGGTCTGTTGCTGCCCTAACATTTATGCGCAGCAGGACAGCCGGGTTGTCAATACCGGTGCAGGCTTCCTGCTGCTCAGTCCCGATGCCAGAAACGCAGGGGTAGCTGAGGCAGGAACAGGTTTACCGGTAGACGCCAACTCCATTTTCATCAATGCTGCTAAACTGATATTTGGCGAAAAAATGGGGGTAAGTGTATCTTATACCCCCTGGATGAGAGAACTTACCAAAGACTCGCATTTGGGTTATTTAACCGCGTACAGGCACTTGAACGACAGAGAGGCCCTTGGACTGTCAGTTAAATACCTTGATTTGGGTACCATTAGCTTCAGGAATGAAAGCGGCGAATTGCTTGAGGCTTATAAAGCCAATGAATTTTCCATTGATGCCAGTTATGTCCGAAAGTTTGGTGAGAACTTCGCTATGGCCTTAACCGCACGGTACTTTCAAAGCGACATAGGGTCCGGAACCTATAACAACCTGCTCTTAAAACGTACCGATGCCTTTGCAGCCGATATTTCCCTATATTCAGATAAACTGTCTCAAAAGGGTAAATATGGCAGGCGGTTTAACTGGGGGCTTGCCTTAACCAATATAGGTACCAAGCTAAAATACAACGAAGTACAAACAACCTTCATGCCCATGAACCTCCGGGTCGGTGCGGGTTATTCACTCTATGCCACACCCGAAAACAGGTTAACCCTTTTACTGGATGTAAACAAACTCATGGTACCTACCCCACCGCGTTACAAACTCGATCAGGAGGGAAACATAACCAACCAGATAGAAAAGGGAAAAGATCCCAACAGAGGTGTAGCAAGTGCATTGTTCAGCTCATTATTCGACGCACCCGGTGGCTTTAAAGAAGAATTGCAGGAATTTACAATAGCCGGTGGATTGGAGTTCTCCTACTACGACCAGTTCTTTATAAGGACCGGCTATTTTTATGAAAACCCCGAAAAAGGGAACAGACAGCATTTTGCGGCAGGTGTGGGTTTTAATGCAAACCCCATCCGTGTCGATATCAGCTATATTTTCCCAAGTGCCGAAAGATATGTCATGCGTAACACCATGCGCTTCACCTTAAGTTACGCGCCTATTATGGGCAAACCAGCAAAAAAATAA
- a CDS encoding ring-cleaving dioxygenase, with protein MKNEILGIHHITAIAGNAKRNYDFYTRILGLRLIKKTVNFDDPHTYHFYYGDEKGTPGSILTFFPWEGMPAGRRGTRQATEIGYSVPAGSLEFWQKRFEDHNVIYNKPAVKFGERYLTFLDPDGLKFELTEAKVKDNRPQWETAEVTKANAVHGFHHVTITTNKMEGTAAVLTQIFGYKLAEKEVNRSRFTTDAVEQAAIVDLVEAPGEAIGHIAGGSVHHVAFRVKDEATLMYFRDKIVEMGLNITPKIDRNYFYSLYFREPGGVLFEIATDNPGFTIDEPLEELGRNLKLPVQYESSREEIESILPKLD; from the coding sequence ATGAAAAACGAAATTTTAGGTATTCACCACATTACTGCAATCGCAGGAAATGCAAAAAGGAACTATGATTTTTACACCCGCATATTAGGTTTAAGACTGATTAAAAAAACGGTTAACTTTGATGACCCGCATACCTATCACTTTTATTATGGAGATGAAAAGGGCACACCAGGAAGTATCTTAACATTCTTTCCCTGGGAAGGCATGCCAGCCGGGCGCAGGGGAACAAGGCAGGCAACAGAAATAGGTTATAGCGTTCCTGCAGGAAGCCTTGAGTTCTGGCAAAAACGTTTTGAAGATCATAATGTAATTTACAATAAACCAGCCGTTAAGTTTGGCGAACGTTACCTCACCTTTCTTGACCCTGACGGTTTAAAATTTGAGCTTACGGAGGCCAAAGTTAAAGACAACAGGCCACAGTGGGAAACTGCCGAAGTAACCAAAGCTAATGCTGTTCATGGTTTTCATCATGTCACCATCACCACCAATAAAATGGAAGGCACCGCAGCAGTGTTAACCCAAATATTTGGTTACAAATTAGCTGAGAAAGAAGTTAACCGTTCCAGATTTACAACTGATGCGGTTGAACAGGCCGCTATTGTAGACCTGGTAGAAGCACCCGGTGAGGCGATAGGACACATCGCAGGCGGATCAGTACACCATGTGGCTTTCCGGGTAAAAGATGAAGCTACCTTAATGTATTTCAGAGATAAAATCGTTGAAATGGGATTGAACATCACGCCAAAGATTGACCGTAACTATTTCTATTCGCTTTATTTCCGCGAGCCGGGAGGTGTGCTTTTTGAAATTGCCACAGATAATCCGGGCTTTACCATAGATGAGCCGCTGGAAGAATTGGGCAGGAATTTAAAACTACCTGTACAGTACGAAAGCAGCAGAGAAGAAATAGAAAGTATATTACCAAAATTAGATTAG